The following are encoded together in the Deltaproteobacteria bacterium genome:
- a CDS encoding GFA family protein, with product MATVHGSCLCGDVTWEAGGPLDLMSHCHCSRCRKAHGTAFSTGLLAPEGGFRMTAGGDRIVAFAPDGLFPRPFCGRCGASVPPPASEGRVVLNAGSLDEDPGIRPLARIFTGSNAPWYELFDALPRFETWPPGFDFPALPDPAREPAPPGVVRGSCLCGGVAFVVEGPPTTARYCHCTRCRKARAAAHATNLMAPMASLRFVRGADRVRTYKIPEARFFSQSFCADCGGKLPRLDPERAIAIVPMGALDDDPGVRAVCQIFVASKAPWIDLDPKLQPYDGALPA from the coding sequence ATGGCGACGGTCCACGGCTCGTGCCTGTGTGGCGACGTCACCTGGGAGGCCGGCGGCCCCCTCGATCTGATGTCGCACTGCCACTGCAGCCGCTGCCGCAAGGCGCACGGCACCGCGTTCTCGACGGGGCTCCTGGCGCCCGAGGGCGGGTTCCGGATGACGGCCGGCGGTGATCGCATCGTTGCGTTCGCGCCGGATGGCCTCTTTCCGCGCCCGTTCTGCGGGCGCTGCGGCGCGAGCGTTCCGCCTCCCGCGAGCGAGGGCCGGGTCGTGCTGAACGCCGGCTCGCTCGACGAGGACCCCGGGATCCGGCCGCTCGCGCGCATCTTCACCGGCTCGAACGCGCCGTGGTACGAGCTCTTCGACGCCCTGCCCCGCTTCGAGACCTGGCCGCCGGGCTTCGACTTCCCGGCGCTGCCCGACCCCGCGCGCGAGCCCGCACCGCCGGGCGTGGTGCGCGGGAGCTGCCTGTGTGGCGGCGTCGCGTTCGTGGTCGAAGGCCCGCCGACGACGGCGCGCTACTGCCACTGCACGCGCTGCCGCAAGGCGCGCGCGGCGGCGCACGCGACGAACCTGATGGCGCCGATGGCATCGTTGCGCTTCGTGCGCGGCGCCGACCGCGTGCGTACCTACAAGATCCCCGAGGCGCGCTTCTTCTCGCAGTCCTTCTGCGCCGACTGCGGCGGCAAGCTCCCGCGCCTCGACCCCGAGCGCGCGATCGCGATCGTGCCGATGGGCGCCCTCGACGACGACCCGGGCGTGCGCGCCGTCTGCCAGATCTTCGTCGCCTCGAAGGCGCCCTGG
- a CDS encoding class I SAM-dependent methyltransferase, whose protein sequence is MPHEADPPSPFVREHEAALRAAGRHGLVLDLACGRGRHARLLAAWGLRVAALDRSREALGALATAARAGGLPVRPVRADAEDPRGLPFPPAAFAAVVVTRFLFRPLAPALAALLRPGGLLLYETFTIRQRDLGQGPRNPAFLLADDELPGLFPELAVERFETGLRGNGHPEWVASLAARRPS, encoded by the coding sequence GTGCCGCACGAGGCTGACCCGCCCTCCCCGTTCGTCCGCGAGCACGAGGCCGCGCTGCGCGCGGCCGGCCGGCACGGACTCGTGTTGGACCTCGCCTGCGGCCGCGGGCGCCACGCGCGGCTGCTCGCCGCCTGGGGCCTGCGCGTGGCGGCGCTCGACCGCAGCCGCGAGGCGCTCGGCGCCCTCGCGACCGCGGCGCGCGCGGGAGGTCTGCCGGTCCGCCCGGTGCGCGCGGATGCCGAGGACCCGCGCGGCCTGCCGTTCCCGCCGGCCGCCTTCGCCGCGGTCGTGGTGACGCGCTTCCTCTTCCGCCCGCTAGCACCCGCCCTCGCGGCGCTCCTGCGGCCGGGCGGTCTGCTGCTCTACGAGACCTTCACGATCCGCCAGAGGGATCTCGGGCAAGGCCCCAGGAATCCGGCGTTTCTCCTCGCCGACGACGAGCTGCCGGGGCTCTTCCCGGAACTCGCCGTCGAGCGCTTCGAGACGGGGCTGCGCGGAAACGGGCACCCGGAGTGGGTGGCGAGCCTGGCGGCGCGCAGGCCAAGCTAG
- a CDS encoding glycerophosphodiester phosphodiesterase has translation MRHPFFDVPVPTVIGHRGASGERPENTIASFERAVAQGAVILETDVHRTRDGALVLFHDDTLERTTDGTGRIADHTLAELRSLDAGFRFTPPEGGFPERGKGHRIPLLEDALRGFPQVRFNVEIKERIPALIADTVELIRRLGREDTVLLAAAENDTMDDLRAHLATTGVRPAVGASAGDVVACVRAALDGKPPPPGPMALQVPPAFGGRPLVTRELVAHAHAHGIAVHVWTINEPAEMERLLDLGVDGVMSDFPGRLAEVVARRAARG, from the coding sequence ATGCGACACCCCTTCTTCGACGTGCCGGTGCCGACCGTGATCGGCCACCGCGGAGCCTCGGGCGAGCGGCCCGAGAACACGATCGCCTCCTTCGAGCGAGCGGTCGCGCAGGGGGCCGTGATCCTCGAGACCGACGTCCACCGGACCCGCGACGGCGCGCTCGTGCTCTTCCACGACGACACGCTCGAGCGCACGACCGACGGCACGGGCCGGATCGCGGACCACACCCTCGCCGAGCTCCGGAGCCTCGACGCGGGCTTCCGCTTCACACCGCCGGAGGGCGGCTTCCCCGAGCGCGGCAAGGGGCACCGCATCCCGCTCCTCGAGGACGCCCTGCGCGGCTTCCCGCAGGTGCGCTTCAACGTCGAGATCAAGGAGCGGATCCCGGCGCTGATCGCGGACACCGTGGAGCTGATACGCCGCCTCGGGCGCGAGGACACCGTGCTCCTCGCCGCGGCCGAGAACGACACGATGGACGACCTGCGCGCGCACCTCGCCACGACGGGGGTGCGCCCGGCCGTGGGCGCCTCGGCGGGCGACGTGGTGGCCTGCGTGCGCGCCGCGCTCGACGGCAAGCCCCCGCCGCCCGGCCCGATGGCCCTCCAGGTACCGCCCGCCTTCGGGGGCCGCCCGCTCGTGACCCGCGAGCTGGTGGCGCACGCGCACGCCCACGGGATCGCCGTGCACGTCTGGACGATCAACGAGCCCGCCGAGATGGAGCGGCTCCTCGACCTCGGCGTGGACGGCGTGATGTCGGACTTCCCGGGCCGGCTCGCCGAAGTCGTCGCGCGGCGTGCCGCACGAGGCTGA